ATAGATTTTAAAAAATGTTGATCTAGACTTTGAAAAATATTGAACTTAGTTTTTTTAAATGTTCAAATAGGTTCAAAAAATGTTGATGATAGTATTTGTCTGAAAATGTGGATTTGTGTTTAAAAAAATGTTGAATATGCCGTTTTCAAATGTTGatcttttttaaaaatattGAATCTAATCTTTCAAAAtgttaaatttgaatttttagTTTAAACTTAATAGATTTTAAAGCCATATTATTTAACCAGCTTTCACAAATTATACAGGAGCCCACTGCCTGCCCTGCCACTGTTGGCGCGGGGCCTTGTGCGCGGAAGCATCATTAACTCCGCGCTTGATGCGGCGCCACGCGTTGGTCCGCTTAATTTAATGCGGTCACGCCGGGAGGACACGCTCCTAGTATAATTTAAAATTTGAATCCGCGCTTGGCCCTGCCTGCATGCAGAGAAACTCGCGTGAAGATTGCCACCACTAGGCACCAGTAGCAGCGAAGCATGTCACTATCTCACGAACGGTGGGCTGGTTCCGCGCACTAAACTTTAATCTATATTACATAGAATATTTAGTAATCAacagtattaaatatagattaaacTAATTATACAGAATACAGATGAAGACTAATTTACAAGTTGAATCTGGTAGGTATAATTAATTCATGATTTGATAACACAGTGCTACAGTAAATTTATGCTAATAATAGATTAATTAAATTTAATAAATTAATCTCGCGAATTAGCGTTCATTTATTTATCTattaattagttttataattactTTATATTCAATATGATATAAATTAAATTTTAAATAAATTTAGTCTATATAATGGTCGCTCATTCCCTGCCCATTCCGGTCAGATCGCCGTACATACGTGCGGTGCGGGGCCGGCCCGCACGTGccccgccacccgccgccgtggGCCAGGGGCTCAGGGCATGTTTGAATTAGTTACCGCAGCCGCGATTTGTTTAAACCTGCGGTTATTATCATCTCGCTGTTGTTTTCTCCCgtgccgcggcggccggcgctggtCAGGTTTTTCACCGTGGTCGTGCGTGCATGGTCGTGTCTCCTCCCGGGCACCTGTGCGGCTTTGTACAAGCGCCTGCGTCAGTGCCCGGTCGGCCAAACAGCTACTGCATCTGGTAAGATTCTACTCCCTCAGTTCTAAATTATTTTATAGATTATCTTGATTTTTGTATATAGCTTTTGCTATATATAGTTTTTCATATATATCTATAGAGTATGAAATTGCATACATAGAAATATAAAAATAATCTATAATTCGGAACGTAGGGAGTACAGTATGGTAAGCTGATGGTACACCGACGTTAGGTGCCAAATGCTCCTTTGTTTTTTGCAAAGATGGTGCCAAATGTCTTCACGACCTCTTTTTGATTGTCTTTCTATACAAACAACACTGGTCTCCTAATTTGACCCCCCCACAAGAGTCCACGGTCCACCGATCTTGAGCAGTGTACTTCCACGCTGGTACAGTATCTGATCCGTCGTTTATACCAGCAGCTAGTACTGCTACGACACCTCACCACCACCAACACCACCTTTTTGTATTCTTCTCGCAGCAGTACATACACCAGTAGCATCATCATGGTACCAGCTACAATCCCGATAAAACCCCTCCCTTTTCCACCTTCTTTTACTATCCATCCAAACGCCTCTCGAGCGAGTCTCCCAACTTTTGACTCCCCCGCTTTTTACCGTGAACCCCCTATAAACCTCCGGATTCCCACGCCTCCACACACACGGCGCCCAGGACCTCGCTCACCAGTGACACTGCGACAGTGACAGTCcccgctctccctctctccccgcCATGGCGTCCAGGCGCTCGCTCCcccgcctcctccacctcctgctcctgctcctctccgccgccgcgtcctctTCCGCGTCCTCCTCGCGCGGCGCGGAGCTGGACGCGCTCATGGACCTCAAGGCGGCGCTGGACCCCTCGGGCCGCGCGCTCGCCTCctgggcgcgcggcggcgacccCTGCGGCCGCGGGGACTACTTCGAGGGCGTCTCCTGCGACGCGCGCGGCAGGGTCGCCACCATCGCGCTGCAGGGGAAGGGGCTCGCGGGCGCCGTCCCGCCCGCGGTCGCCATGCTCCCGGGCCTCACCGGCCTCTACCTCCACTACAACGAGCTGCGCGGGGACATCCCGCGGGAGCTCGGCGGCCTCCCGGACCTCGCCGAGCTCTACCTCGGCGTCAACAACCTGTCCGGGGCCATCCCCGTCGAGCTCGGCCGACTCCGCAGCCTCCAAGGTGACCTCTTCTTCGATTGCCTTGGGTCTTGGCCTCTTGGGTGTTTCATGCTTTGGGGCTAACTTAGCTTAACGGTAGAATTTGAAATGCTGAGTAGTTTGGAGTTCCATGTGTGCATTCACGCGCCTCAATGGTTAACTACTTCAGCTCAGTTGCATCCTCGgatcttatgggtaaaactggTGGCaatttgaattttgaatttGGGCTAGTAACACACAAAATCCCTTTTTTTTGTTTGAATTTGGCTAGCCAACAATCTTATTGTGCTTCCTCTGTCGTGACTCGTGAGTGCTGATTGCCTGCCTAGAGGCTTACAGCAACTCAGGAGTCAGGACAGCAACACATGAAAGAAGCGACACAAAGGTTGTTTTTTTTCCAACTCAGTACATTTTGGCCTTTGTGGATTTGATTGTACGGCTGGCTACTTTGATGTACTATGAATCATGATACTTCATTTTTATTCTGTACCTCTTGTACTGAGGCCTAAAGCTGGTTACTGGCATAAAAAGATGCTTGGATTCGGCTCAAAGAATTCCGTTAATGTGTTTGATTTGCTCCACCAGAGTTCTGCAATCACACTGCTCCTACAGCTTTGCTCCTGTTGTTCTACAGCTCATAATTGGCATTACTTCTCTGTCTGCTTCAGGATCAAACTGGCCTGCCCAAAATTCAGTAGATCAACCTACCAAAAGTTAATTTGCAGCAATAATTGTCCGCCTCTAATGGTAGCTAGCTCAAAAAAGTTCCTTTCTTTGTGCAGTACTGCAGCTCGGCTACAATCAGTTGTCAGGGAGCATCCCCACTCAGCTGGGTCAGCTAAAGAAGCTCACTGTTCTTGCCCTTCAGTCCAACCAGCTCACTGGCGCAATACCCGCATCCCTGGGGGACTTGCCGGCACTGACACGGCTGGACTTGAGCTCCAATCAACTCTTTGGCTCCATTCCTTCCAAGCTTGCTGAGATACCTCAGCTTTCGACACTGGACCTCCGGAACAACAGGCTTTCAGGAAGTGTTCCATCTGGTAATTGGTACAACTCAGGAATGGTGTTCTTTCTTGATGTCACTGCCCACTTTCTTTGTTATCTGAAAAAAAAATAATCTGATGATGCAGGTCTGAAGAAGTTGCATGAGGGGTTTCACTATGAGAACAATTCAGAGCTATGTGGAGCTCAATTCGATTCTCTGAAAGCTTGTCCTGACGACGGCAATGACGATGGAAAAATGCCTCATAAACCTGAATCAACCTCTGTCAAGCCCCAACAAATTCAAAAGACAGCCGACCTCAACAGAAATTGCGGCAACGGAGGTTGCTCAAAATCTTCGACACTCTCTGCAGGGGCTGTTATTGCTGGAACAATCATCATTGTAGCCGGAGCAGCAGCCTGCAGCCTGTCTGTGTTCTCATGGCACCGTCGCCAGAAGCAGAAGGTTGGCAGCTCAGTTGAGCATTTGGAAGGCCGGCTTAGCCTGGACCAGTCAAAGGAAACATGTCAGAGAAGTGCCTCCTCACTGATCAATGTTGAGTACTCTAGTGGCTGGGACACTTCATCTGAAGGGTCACAGCATGGAGTGAGGCTGTCGTCGGAGGGCTCACCAAGTGTGAGGTTCAATCTCGAAGAGGTGGAGTGTGCAACACAGTACTTCTCGGATGTGAACTTACTGGGCAAGAGCAATTTCGCAGCGACCTACAAGGGGATCATGCGAGATGGCTCAGTCGTTGCAGTGAAGAGCATCAACAAGAGCAGCTGCAAGTCAGAGGAGGCCGACTTCTTGAAAGGCCTCCGCATGCTCACGTCGCTGCGGCATGAGAACCTTGTTGGTCTGAGGGGCTTCTGCCGGTCTCGGGCAAGAGGGGAATGCTTCCTCGTCTATGAATTCATGGCGAATGGGAGCCTTTCGCAGTATCTTGATGTCAAGGATGGCGATGCGGATGTGACTGTCCTCGACTGGGCCACTCGGGTCTCCATCATCAAGGGCATTGCCAAAGGTATGCATAATTCAGCATCTCCGTTTCGCTATCTATTATAGGATTAGCACTTAGTAGTGCACTACTAGAAGTTTGCATAATATATGCTGATATGCATAAACTGCAAATCTTTGAATTTTTCAGGCATCGACTACCTCCACAGCAGCAAGCCCAACAAGCCCCCACTCGTCCACCAGAGCATCTCTGCGGACAAGATCCTGGTTGACCACCTGTTCACCCCACACCTCTCCGGCGCGGGCCTGCACAAGCTCCTGGCCGACGACGTGGTGTTCTCCTCCCTCAAGGACAGCGCGGCCATGGGGTACCTCTCCCCGGAGTACACCACCACGGGGCGGTTCACCGACAAGAGCGACGTGTACGCGTTCGGCGTGGTGGTGCTGCAGGCGCTGACGGGGCGGCGCGCCGTGTCGTCGCACCTCCGGCTGGGCGCCGAGTCCGGGAGGCTGGACGACCTCGTGGACCCACGCCTCGGCGGCCGGTTCTCGCGCCCCGAGGCCGCCAAGCTCGCCGGCATCGCGCTGCTGTGCACCGCCGAGGCGCCCGCCCAGCGCCCCGCCATGGCGGCCGTGCTGCAGCAGCTCGGCACCAGCCAGTAGTGACCGCGGCGTTGCTTTCTAGAGACCGCCGCCTGCTGTTGCTTGTTATATGGAGTAACGGCTAGTGATCGGCTACTAGCTTTGTAGCTGCCATTGTTTCTTGTTTTAGTTCCAGCTCCTTCCTCAGGAGCTAGCTTGCTTGTAGTAAGCTGTCAGGATCGCAATCTGCTAGCACTCCTCCTTTTCAAATTGTATGTCATTTTAGCAAATCTAAATATATAAATTTTGcaatgcatctagatatacatagtaaaatttatatatttatatttgccaaaacgacctaAATTTTGAAATAGAAGGAATAGTAAGTCATTGCCTTATAGCACTGATGTTGTGTGATGACCTCTGGCCTCTGGTCACTGCTATGAATGCATACATGCATGTTCAACCTAATCTACCTTTTTAAAAAGGGACTGTTTGGAACGAAGGAATTTCGCAATAAAACTCGGATGCGTTTCGTATCGACGCAATTCGATTATCATTCTTGATAGATTCCACGAAGGAAATCGCCAAATTCCAGAATTCAGACACACTCCGGCCCTGATGGCTGGAACGGAAGAAGTGCAGGTCCAGAGTTTAGGACAGTCAGTCCTGGTCGCCGTACTCGTGTTGCGTTGCTGATGGAATTTGAATGGCGGATGCAATTCGGGGCATGCTTGGCGCGTGCTGGGCATTTAGGAGGTGACAGTTTGGTAGTTGGCGCCATTGACTGGCTGCCGTTGCGACGAAGGAGGTGGTCCTTTGGGGAATGGAATTCCCTGCGCTGCAGGCTCCGAATCTGAGCAGGCGAGGCGGTTCAGGTCAGGCATTGAAGAACACACGGGGGACTTGAATAGAGGGACAGAGTACAGGACATGGCGGTCCGTGGCAGTGGCCGGACGTACCTCGCCGCCGACGACCCTAAATCTCACGGCGGTTTTCAAACGCCGGCCGACTGCGTACGGCGGCCATGCAACGACCATATGAGAGGTGTTTGATACTCTGGATTAAATTTTAGTCACTGTCATATCGGATCTTTGATCTTTGAACACCaattataagtattaaatatagattaattataaaataatttcataaatggagactaatccGCGAGTTGAATCCATtaaggctaatcacaatggggTTTTATGGTGAGTTTCATGGCATTAATTACTATGTCACGTCAGCATTTTTATGATGTGGCACTGATTTAATGAGGAAAGAGAAGAAACCAGTTTCATCCCCATGACACTCTGCTAACTCATTTCCAAGACGTTGGAAATGGCGTGAAACGACTACTGTGACCGCCGTTGTTTCGTGGAGGATCCCGTACGCCaatagatcaactagcatttaattacactggttagctttggaaacagtgaaatgaaactctccattgaggcatAGTATTTCATTCATCCCCAAGCTGACGTGGCGTTCTTGGAAACAGGGATATGAAACTCGcattgtgattagcctaagtctaattaagtctaattagtccatgatttggcaatgttgtgctacagtaaatatatactaatgatggattaattaggcttaatagattcgtttccatttatacaattagtatatatttaatattttctaATTTGTAGCAAGCATTTCATATGACCAGACTGGGTGATCCAAATAGGGCCTCGCTCATCAATGGTATGCATCAAACCATCTACTCATCAACGGAATAAAAAAACATAAAAAGggtaaaaatgttttcagttgTAATCAGTTTTTTCATCAGAGGGAATAATGACGCATCCACTTCGTTGTTTTCAGTCCGATTTTCAGTGCAGAGACAAGGAAACCGAGTGGTAAGAAACAAAAAGGCCAATCTCGCTTCCTGAACTCCTTGCCAAACTCCTAACTTTCTGGAGCTGATGCTGCCTGCTTATAGCTGCATGTCACCTAGACTGCATGCATGGATGGGTGACTACTGTTTATGTGTGATTGAGGATTCTTTTCTGCATGATGTATAATGAAAGGTGTAGATAGGATCCAGCAACTCAGTAAAATTTCTACTTGAGCTCCTACTTAAAAGAAGTAGCGATCGAGATAAAAAATTCTACTCCAGCAGAGTCCCTACTCGAGTTCTTAGGAAGGAACCTCAAATCCatctgtcggaggaattctccagccgggtggcggaaagtacccgcctaatcctagttaaggatgggtttggaggataCTTaagagcgctcgatcggtggacagatgaacgcaggaaggacacgaagatttagagtggttcgggccgccggagcgtaataccctacgtccactttggtgttgtattggctgcgtgagcctaaatagaaagcagcataagcttatgtgtgcaacctggaacttttcctctaacgagtgcactctcccttctatagttcaagggaggtgcttacactgtgcggggccccgacaggcgggcccggccATCAGGAACCTGTTCTaagtgatatggagatctccatctccagcTCCCCGTTGTAGCCTTCACGGTTGGGAAGATAGCGTGCGTATCCACAACCTGGATATGGTCGTGTGCTGTCCTGCAGGCACAGTGACCGTTGTCAGTGTTGCTCAACAGGCGTGGGGGCAGTGCTGAcctgccgcgccgtcgcctccgcgcgcactgtagcagcgcacgcctcagctctcCTGTTACAGGCCACCATCACGCTGCGCGCCgcaccgtgacgggactgcacgccgcttgcgcacagtgacggtgatacgacgcgccgccttggtagcaggcgggcttaccgtggtgtcagtcaagctgccccgtgtgtcaggggcaggccacactttttgacttgggcgcgcccagcccagctaccgcattaaatgctggtaggtgggctggagatcCGCGAATGGCCTCCAGCCACGCGTACGTgtcagggccagccccgctccttccacaggggcggcacgtggcggcaccggacccctcctCGGAGGGTGGGGGTCcaggcccccgaggccggttggagcggtcaggcccgtgatggtccggccatcacacgtggcggccccggacctccctggggagttcgggtccgcgggggctacccgagagctccctTACCTTCCGTGGCATGCGGAGGTTCTGGACCTCagagagctcggggagggtccggagactatgatcccagctgtcaggcctgaGCCACATGCCACGTCTCCCAGGAGGCGAGGGGGGGATTGCGTATGGTGAtacgctaagggtctggacatcctagcaggaggtacacctatctgtatgtaccgataCCATCCTTTCAACCCCTTCTTCCACGGGTGGCAAGAGAGGTCCCTACCTTTTCATTTCTACTattcctctcccctctcccttacCTTGTGCACTTGCCGCTGCGGCCCGCTCGTCACCAGCCGAGCTGC
The Panicum hallii strain FIL2 chromosome 6, PHallii_v3.1, whole genome shotgun sequence genome window above contains:
- the LOC112897329 gene encoding probably inactive leucine-rich repeat receptor-like protein kinase IMK2 → MASRRSLPRLLHLLLLLLSAAASSSASSSRGAELDALMDLKAALDPSGRALASWARGGDPCGRGDYFEGVSCDARGRVATIALQGKGLAGAVPPAVAMLPGLTGLYLHYNELRGDIPRELGGLPDLAELYLGVNNLSGAIPVELGRLRSLQVLQLGYNQLSGSIPTQLGQLKKLTVLALQSNQLTGAIPASLGDLPALTRLDLSSNQLFGSIPSKLAEIPQLSTLDLRNNRLSGSVPSGLKKLHEGFHYENNSELCGAQFDSLKACPDDGNDDGKMPHKPESTSVKPQQIQKTADLNRNCGNGGCSKSSTLSAGAVIAGTIIIVAGAAACSLSVFSWHRRQKQKVGSSVEHLEGRLSLDQSKETCQRSASSLINVEYSSGWDTSSEGSQHGVRLSSEGSPSVRFNLEEVECATQYFSDVNLLGKSNFAATYKGIMRDGSVVAVKSINKSSCKSEEADFLKGLRMLTSLRHENLVGLRGFCRSRARGECFLVYEFMANGSLSQYLDVKDGDADVTVLDWATRVSIIKGIAKGIDYLHSSKPNKPPLVHQSISADKILVDHLFTPHLSGAGLHKLLADDVVFSSLKDSAAMGYLSPEYTTTGRFTDKSDVYAFGVVVLQALTGRRAVSSHLRLGAESGRLDDLVDPRLGGRFSRPEAAKLAGIALLCTAEAPAQRPAMAAVLQQLGTSQ